In the Candidatus Kapaibacterium sp. genome, one interval contains:
- a CDS encoding alpha/beta hydrolase: MEKTIEESTTQSARAEYIEVEPNVRLHITDAGEGRPIVLIHGWPLSDDMFEYQYNDLLNAGFRAIGITLRGFGKSDKPYGEYNYDKHASDIKTVLSELDINYAILVGFSMGGSIAIRFVSNYNEAHVSKLVLCGAAAPSWTQREDFPYNLPQSAVDELIELNHKDRPKLLNDFAKIFSATETSLNEGIGNWLNGISLSASSYATAQCLVALRDTDLRADIAKISIPTLIMHGKKDKICSFDLAEQMKAGIQDSKLVIFENSGHSLFLEETEKFNSELIKFAGE, translated from the coding sequence ATGGAAAAAACTATAGAAGAATCAACAACTCAATCGGCTCGTGCAGAATATATTGAAGTGGAGCCAAATGTTCGGCTTCATATTACTGATGCCGGCGAAGGGAGACCAATAGTATTGATACACGGTTGGCCCCTAAGCGATGATATGTTTGAATATCAATATAATGATTTGCTCAATGCAGGGTTTCGTGCAATCGGCATAACACTGAGAGGCTTTGGAAAGTCTGACAAACCTTATGGGGAGTATAATTATGATAAACACGCATCGGATATCAAAACAGTTCTGAGCGAACTTGATATAAATTACGCAATTTTAGTCGGCTTTTCGATGGGCGGCTCTATTGCAATTCGCTTTGTGTCTAACTATAATGAAGCTCACGTTTCAAAACTTGTACTTTGTGGAGCAGCAGCCCCGAGCTGGACTCAACGGGAAGATTTTCCGTACAATCTGCCCCAAAGCGCCGTTGATGAATTAATTGAACTGAATCACAAGGACAGACCAAAACTTTTAAATGATTTCGCAAAGATATTCTCAGCAACTGAAACTTCACTGAATGAAGGGATTGGAAATTGGCTGAATGGAATTAGTTTGAGCGCTTCTTCGTACGCTACGGCACAATGCTTGGTCGCTCTACGCGATACAGACCTGAGAGCCGATATTGCAAAAATCAGCATTCCAACTTTGATTATGCATGGCAAAAAAGACAAAATATGCTCATTCGATTTGGCAGAACAAATGAAAGCCGGAATCCAAGATTCAAAACTTGTAATTTTCGAGAACAGCGGTCATAGTCTATTTCTGGAAGAAACTGAAAAGTTTAATAGCGAGCTGATAAAATTTGCCGGAGAGTGA